A window from Primulina eburnea isolate SZY01 chromosome 2, ASM2296580v1, whole genome shotgun sequence encodes these proteins:
- the LOC140822018 gene encoding uncharacterized protein: MSAGGGGAQAAHSLAFRVMRMCRPTFHVETATLKFDPCDLFFGEDLFDDPIAASHLPRLLTSINVGGQSNNSAMDAADLSYRSRFLLNDPSDSIGLPGLLVLPQSFGAIYLGETFCSYISINNSSNIEVRDVIIKAEIQTEKQRIMLLDTSKSPVESIRATGRYDFIVEHDVKELGAHTLVCTALYSDGDGERKYLPQFFKFMVSNPLSVRTKVRVVKENTFLEACIENNTKSNLYMDQVEFEPAHNWTATVLKADGHLPEHNLLTREVFKEPILIRAGGGIYNYLYQLRLSSQDSARVKLEGSNVLGKLQITWHTNLGEPGRLQTQNILGNSITRKEIELQAVEVPSVIILEKPFVARLNLVNQTDRVLGPFEVWLSESNTLDEKTVMVNGLQTMTLGEVQASSSLEFQLNLIAVKNGIQKISGITVLDTIEKKTYDSLLELEIYVDSE, translated from the exons ATGAGTGCCGGTGGCGGTGGAGCTCAGGCGGCGCACTCGCTGGCGTTCAGGGTTATGAGGATGTGCCGCCCGACCTTCCACGTAGAGACTGCTACTCTCAAATTCGATCCCTGCGATCTTTTCTTTGGCGAAGACCTTTTTGACGATCCAATCGCGGCCTCTCACCTCCCTCGCCTTCTCACTAGTATTAATGTCGGCGGTCAGTCGAACAACTCCGCCATGGACGCAGCGGATCTCAGTTACCGGAGCAGGTTCCTCCTCAACGACCCTTCCGATTCCATTGGCCTTCCTGGCCTCCTGGTCCTCCCACAATCATTCGG GGCGATATATTTGGGGGAGACATTCTGCAGTTATATAAGTATCAACAACAGCTCCAATATCGAAGTTCGTGATGTTATAATCAAG GCTGAAATTCAAACAGAAAAACAGAGAATAATGTTGTTGGATACATCAAAATCACCCGTCGAATCAATACGTGCGACTGGAAGATATGATTTCATCGTCGAACATGATGTGAAAGAACTCGGTGCACACAC CTTGGTGTGCACTGCACTTTATAGTGACGGTGACGGTGAGAGGAAGTATCTCCCACAGTTTTTCAAGTTCATGGTTTCTAATCCCCTCTCAGTTAGAACAAAG GTCCGGGTTGTGAAG GAAAACACTTTTTTGGAGGCTTGTATAGAAAATAATACAAAATCTAATCTGTACATGGACCAAGTTGAGTTTGAGCCGGCACATAATTGGACTGCAACAGTGCTCAAAGCTGATGGTCACCTTCCGGAACACAATCTATTGACAAG AGAAGTGTTCAAGGAACCCATTCTCATTAGAGCTGGAGGAGGAATTTACAACTATCTCTATCAGTTAAGGTTGTCATCACAGGACAGTGCACGAGTGAAACTCGAGGGAAGTAATGTTCTTGGTAAGCTTCAGATAACATGGCACACAAATTTGGGTGAACCTGGTCGCCTGCAGACTCAAAATATTCTAGGAAAT TCCATCACACGCAAGGAGATTGAATTGCAGGCTGTTGAGGTGCCTTCCGTCATTATCTTGGAGAAACCTTTTGTG GCACGCTTGAATCTCGTAAACCAGACTGACAGAGTACTTGGCCCCTTTGAAGTGTGGTTATCAGAAAGTAATACACTTGATGAGAAAACAGTAATGGTCAATGGTCTTCAGACGATG ACTCTTGGAGAGGTGCAAGCATCAAGCTCTTTGGAGTTCCAGTTG AACTTAATCGCAGTAAAGAATGGGATTCAGAAAATCAGTGGCATTACGGTGCTTGATACGATAGAGAAGAAAACTTATGATTCTCTACTAGAACTGGAG ATATATGTTGATTCAGAGTGA
- the LOC140822037 gene encoding E3 ubiquitin-protein ligase AIRP2-like: protein MYVGGVSPTRKSFKDSLKLLEADIQHANTLASDFPCEYDGACLQMRMSYSPAAHLFLFLVQWTDCQLAGALGLLRILIYKVYVDGTTTMSTHERKASVREFYAVIYPSLLQLQSGVTDSEEKKQKAVCFERYRRRDEDDHSYYSEIDIEREEECGICMEMNNKVVLPGCNHTICLKCYRDWRARSKSCPFCRGSLKRVNSGDLWVYLESKDVIDMRTITKENLKRLFMYIEKLPLIIPDTLLYDYDTHVR from the exons ATGTACGTAGGCGGCGTAAGTCCAACGCGGAAGTCTTTCAAGGATTCGCTCAAATTGCTTGAAGCTGATATTCAGCATGCTAATACTCT TGCATCTGATTTCCCATGCGAGTACGATGGTGCCTGCCTACAAATGAGAATGTCGTACAGTCCGGCAGCTCACCTTTTCCTTTTCCTAGTACAGTGGACTGATTGCCAACTAGCTGGTGCTCTTGGACTTTTAAGAATCCTGATATACAAG GTGTATGTTGATGGCACCACCACTATGTCCACTCATGAGAGAAAAGCGAGCGTCAGAGAATTCTATG CTGTTATTTATCCCTCTTTATTGCAACTTCAAAGTGGTGtcactgattcagaagaaaaaaaGCAAAAAGCTGTTTGTTTTGAGAGATACCGGAGAAGGGATGAAGATGATCATAGTTATTACTCTGAAATAGATATTGAAAGGGAAGAAGAATGTGGAATTTGCATGGAGATGAACAATAAGGTAGTCTTACCGGGATGCAACCACACCATATGCCTGAAATGTTATAGAGACTG GCGTGCTAGATCAAAATCATGCCCCTTTTGCCGTGGCAGCTTGAAGAGAGTAAACTCTGGTGATCTATGGGTATATTTGGAGAGCAAGGATGTGATTGACATGAGGACTATAACAAAGGAGAATTTGAAGAGGCTGTTCATGTATATTGAAAAGTTACCTCTTATTATCCCTGATACCCTTTTATACGATTATGATACGCATGTGAGGTAA
- the LOC140822026 gene encoding internal alternative NAD(P)H-ubiquinone oxidoreductase A1, mitochondrial-like, protein MAFSRISRNGFGRSGGLIGNYSGKRDILSEGVSAPKPHSPLTENFTVGGYFFYLSNLKQPSGINYGRRGIRTTPQYQFAHAQSVVEESDSEYESIKYPTLEATKPGQKPRVVVMGSGWAACRFLKGLDTKLYDVVCISPRNHMVFTPLLASTCVGTLEFRSVAEPVSRIQTALSKDPNSYFFLASCNSIDTEKHEVYCKTVDAGGLDNESYRFSVSYDKLVIASGADPLTFGIKGVKEHAFFLREVSQAQEIRKKLLLNLMLSENPGMSEEEKERLLHFVVIGGGPTGVEFSGELSDFIIRDVRQRYSHVKNYIRVTLIEANEILSSFDVGLRQYATKHLTKCGVRLVRGVVKEVHPNKIVLSDGSDVPYGLLVWSTGVGPSQFVKSLDLPKSPGGRIGVDEWLRVPSVEDVFAMGDCAGFLEHTGRPVLPALAQVAEREGKFLVELFNRMGRTQDWGKAFSMKDTALGDPFVYRHLGSMASVGRYKALVDLRQSKDVKGLSLAGFVSWLIWRSAYLTRVLSWRNRFYVAVNWATTLVFGRDNARIG, encoded by the exons ATGGCATTTTCAAGAATATCGAGAAATGGTTTCGGACGATCGGGTGGACTCATCGGAAATTATTCTGGTAAGAGGGATATACTCAGTGAGGGTGTCTCGGCTCCCAAACCTCACTCACCTCTCACCGAAAACTTTACAGTAGGTGGCTACTTTTTTTATCTGTCGAATCTTAAACAACCATCTGGTATAAATTATGGAAGAAGGGGAATTAGAACGACTCCTCAATATCAATTTGCTCATGCACAAAGTGTGGTAGAAGAGTCTGATTCAGAATATGAAAGCATCAAGTATCCTACACTTGAAGCCACAAAGCCAGGCCAAAAGCCTCGAGTAGTTGTTATGGGTAGCGGATGGGCCGCATGTAGATTCCTCAAAGGCCTCGACACTAAGTTATATGATGTTGTTTGCATCTCACCGAGAAATCATATGGTCTTCACTCCTTTGCTTGCCTCAACTTGTGTTGGAACGCTGGAATTCCGTTCTGTAGCGGAACCAGTTAGCCGGATACAAACTGCATTGTCAAAGGATCCTAATTCGTATTTCTTCCTTGCTTCATGCAATAGCATCGACACGGAAAAGCATGAA GTGTATTGCAAGACCGTCGATGCTGGTGGACTTGATAATGAATCTTACCGTTTTAGTGTTTCATATGACAAGCTCGTGATTGCTTCCGGAGCTGACCCATTGACATTTGGCATAAAGGGTGTTAAAGAACATGCCTTTTTCCTGCGGGAGGTGAGTCAAGCCCAGGAGATTAGGAAGAAGCTTCTCCTCAATCTGATGCTCTCCGAAAATCCAG GCATGTCAGAAGAAGAGAAGGAACGGCTCTTGCATTTTGTTGTGATCGGAGGTGGACCTACCGGAGTTGAGTTCAGTGGAGAATTGAGTGATTTTATAATCAGAGATGTTAGGCAGAGATATTCTCATGTCAAGAATTACATTCGTGTCACATTGATTGAG GCAAACGAGATTTTATCGTCTTTTGATGTTGGATTACGGCAATATGCAACAAAGCACCTGACAAAG TGCGGAGTACGGCTTGTACGCGGTGTCGTGAAAGAGGTTCATCCGAATAAGATAGTTCTTAGCGATGGAAGTGATGTTCCTTACGGCCTCCTTGTTTGGTCCACTGGGGTTGGTCCCTCTCAGTTTGTCAAGTCATTGGATCTGCCCAAGTCTCCAGGAGGAAG GATTGGTGTGGATGAATGGCTGAGAGTTCCGTCGGTGGAAGATGTTTTTGCCATGGGGGATTGTGCTGGTTTTCTTGAACATACTGGGAGACCAGTGCTTCCAGCTCTAGCTCAG GTTGCGGAACGGGAAGGAAAATTCCTGGTTGAGTTATTTAACAGAATGGGAAGAACACAGGATTGGGGCAAGGCTTTCTCCATGAAAGATACGGCTCTAGGGGATCCATTTGTGTACCGACATCTTGGAAGCATGGCATCGGTGGGGCGATACAAGGCACTCGTTGATCTACGTCAATCCAAG GATGTAAAAGGTCTATCGCTAGCCGGATTTGTAAGCTGGTTGATTTGGCGCTCTGCTTACCTAACTCGAGTTCTTAGTTGGAGGAACAGATTTTACGTGGCTGTGAATTGGGCAACAACACTAGTCTTTGGCAGGGATAATGCAAGGATCGGGTAG
- the LOC140824510 gene encoding endonuclease 1 yields the protein MGELLRILRQMFVFFFIYCLCVCFVYEPFVEGWSKEGHAMTCKIAQELLDPEADTAVKMLLPDYADGDLSALCVWPDQVRHWYKYRWTSPLHFIDTPDQACNFNYQRDCHDSHGVKDMCVAGAIRNFTNQLSHYRHGTSDRRHNMTEALLFLAHFMGDIHQPMHVGFTSDGGGNTINLRWFRHKSNLHHVWDREIILTAAADYYGKDINLLQQDIKRNFTHGIWSDDVSSWMDCTDLFPCVNKYASESINIACQSGYKGVESGDTLSEKYFNSRMSIVMKRIAQGGVRLAMILNHIFGDTLQDPMPAI from the exons ATGGGAGAattattgagaattttaagacAAATGTTTGTGTTCTTTTTCATATACTGTCTTTGTGTTTGTTTTGTTTATGAACCGTTTGTTGAAGGGTGGAGCAAAGAAGGGCATGCCATGACATGCAAGATTGCACAG GAATTGCTAGATCCAGAAGCAGATACTGCGGTGAAAATGTTGTTACCAGACTATGCGGACGGCGATTTATCGGCGCTGTGCGTGTGGCCGGACCAAGTCAGGCACTGGTACAAGTACCGCTGGACCAGCCCACTTCACTTCATCGACACCCCCGATCAAGCTTgcaattttaattatcaaa GGGACTGCCACGATTCACATGGAGTTAAGGATATGTGTGTTGCGGGAGCCATACGAAATTTCACCAACCAGCTCTCACATTACAGGCATGGAACATCTGATCGCCGCC ATAATATGACAGAAGCCTTATTGTTCTTAGCACATTTCATGGGAGATATCCATCAG CCAATGCACGTTGGATTCACAAGTGATGGAGGAGGAAACACCATTAACTTGCGTTGGTTCAGGCACAAGTCTAATCTGCACCAT GTTTGGGACAGAGAAATAATTCTTACAGCTGCAGCTGATTACTATGGAAAGGACATTAACCTTCTCCAACAAGACATCAAAAGAAACTTTACTCAT GGAATCTGGTCAGATGATGTTAGCTCATGGATGGATTGTACTGATCTTTTCCCTTGTGTCAACAA GTATGCCTCCGAGAGTATTAATATAGCTTGCCAAAGCGGATACAAAGGTGTTGAATCAGGAGACACTCTTTCCG AAAAGTATTTTAATTCAAGAATGTCAATTGTAATGAAACGAATAGCTCAAGGAGGAGTCCGACTAGCCATGATTTTGAACCATATTTTTGGTGATACTCTACAAGATCCCATGCCTGCAATTTAG